One genomic segment of Acanthopagrus latus isolate v.2019 chromosome 14, fAcaLat1.1, whole genome shotgun sequence includes these proteins:
- the sema3aa gene encoding semaphorin-3aa isoform X2 — protein sequence MLESSNLVTFNGLANSSSYDAFLLDEERGRLLVGAEDHLFSFDLVNINRDMKQIAWPATPSKRDECKWAGKDFGKECNNFIRVLQPYNQTHLYICGTGAFHPICAFLEMGKRAEDNIFRLASHFENGRGKSPYDPKMLSASLLIDGELYSGTSADFMGRDFAIFRTLGDHHPIRTEQHDSRWLNDPRFIGVNLIPESDNPEDDKIFLFFKENAMDGEHTGKATIARIGQLCKNDMGGHRSLVNKWTTFLKARLMCSVPGVNGIDTHFDELQDVFLMSSKDPKNPVIYAVFTTSSNIFKGSAVCMYNMADIRRVFLGPYAHRDGPNYQWVPFQGRVPYPRPGTCPSKTFGGFDSTKDLPDDVITFARGHPAMYNPVNPIGGRPIMVRTDVDYQFSQLVVDRVEAEDGQYDVMFIGTDVGTVLKVVTIPRESWHDLEEVVLEEMTVFREPTPITAMELSTKQQQLYLGSALGVSQMSLHRCEVYGKACAECCLARDPYCAWDGTECSRYFPTAKRRTRRQDIRNGDPLSQCSDLQHHEDTDGLGGSVEDRSVYGVENSSMFLECSPKSQRALIYWQLQKPNDDRRHEIKLDDRVLRTDQGLLIRSLAQSDTGVYHCQAVEHGFIQPLLHLNLQVIPAQKLGDILPGLPGAVGGVGHSPKHRLWYRDFLSLLDHPDLNSVEEFCDRVWKKERKQKRVKTPNSNGQTRPESTGGTNSALQPKAPNTQKQQASPPQSRPWQQAGAPTVDGPARGQNTQRAQQNLGLLNGQAPKNNQKTQSGQKGQGGAAGSQVVGGSRASSQHAAKWRRMQDNKKGRNRRTHELQRPPRSV from the exons aaagaGTGTAATAACTTCATCCGGGTCCTCCAGCCCTACAACCAGACCCATCTGTACATCTGTGGCACAGGAGCCTTCCACCCCATCTGTGCTTTTCTGGAAATGGGCAAGAGGGCAGAG GACAACATCTTTCGACTGGCCTCGCATTTCGAGAACGGCCGCGGGAAAAGCCCCTACGACCCCAAGATGCTCTCGGCCTCACTTCTGATCG ATGGAGAGCTGTACTCTGGCACATCTGCTGATTTCATGGGAAGGGACTTTGCTATTTTCCGTACCCTGGGAGATCATCATCCAATCAGAACGGAGCAGCATGATTCAAGATGGCTGaatg ACCCCAGGTTCATCGGCGTGAACTTGATCCCAGAGAGCGACAACCCCGAAGACGACAAGATCTTCCTGTTTTTCAAGGAGAACGCCATGGACGGAGAGCACACTGGCAAGGCTACCATCGCCAGGATAGGACAACTGTGTAag AATGACATGGGAGGTCACAGGAGTCTGGTGAACAAGTGGACCACGTTCCTCAAGGCCCGGCTCATGTGTTCAGTGCCGGGGGTCAACGGCATTGACACACACTTCGACGAGCTGC aggACGTGTTTCTGATGAGCTCCAAGGACCCGAAGAATCCAGTTATCTACGCTGTATTCACCACATCCAG TAACATCTTTAAAGGCTCAGCAGTATGTATGTACAACATGGCGGACATCAGGAGGGTCTTCCTGGGGCCCTACGCTCATCGAGATGGACCCAACTACCAGTGGGTGCCTTTCCAAGGGAGGGTGCCCTACCCCCGCCCCGGCACT TGTCCCAGTAAGACATTCGGCGGATTCGACTCCACCAAGGACctccctgatgatgtcatcaccttTGCCAGGGGTCACCCAGCCATGTACAACCCAGTGAACCCAATAGGCGGGCGTCCCATCATGGTGCGGACGGACGTGGACTACCAGTTCTCCCAGCTGGTGGTGGACAGAGTGGAGGCGGAGGACGGGCAGTATGATGTCATGTTCATCGGGACAG ACGTGGGCACAGTGCTGAAGGTGGTGACGATCCCCAGAGAGAGCTGGCATGacctggaggaggtggtgctggaggagatgaCTGTCTTCAGG GAACCCACTCCCATTACGGCCATGGAGCTGTCCACCAAGCAG CAACAGCTGTACCTTGGCTCGGCCCTGGGCGTATCGCAGATGTCTTTACATCGTTGCGAGGTGTATGGGAAAGCCTGCGCAGAGTGCTGCCTGGCCAGAGACCCTTACTGCGCCTGGGACGGCACTGAGTGCTCCAGATACTTTCCTACCGCCAAGAG GCGAACTAGACGACAGGACATCAGAAACGGAGACCCGCTGTCTCAGTGTTCAGACCTTCAGCATCATG aagaCACGGACGGCCTCGGAGGCAGCGTGGAGGACCGGAGCGTGTACGGCGTGGAGAACAGCAGCATGTTCCTGGAGTGCAGCCCCAAGTCTCAGAGGGCGCTCATCTACTGGCAGCTGCAGAAGCCCAACGACGACCGCAGGCACGAG atcaAGCTCGATGACCGGGTGCTCCGTACAGACCAGGGCCTGCTCATCCGGAGTCTGGCCCAGTCCGACACGGGTGTCTACCACTGCCAGGCCGTCGAACACGGCTTCATtcagcctctgctgcacctCAACCTCCAGGTTATCCCCGCCCAGAAGCTCGGCGACATCCTACCTGGGCTCCCCGGTGCGGTGGGCGGGGTCGGACACTCTCCCAAACACCGGCTGTGGTACCGCgacttcctctccctcctggaCCACCCGGACCTCAACAGCGTGGAGGAGTTCTGCGATCGAGTTTGGAAGAAGGAGCGCAAACAGAAGAGGGTGAAGACGCCGAACAGCAACGGTCAGACTAGACCTGAGAGCACCGGTGGCACCAACTCTGCGTTACAGCCTAAAGCTCCAAACACCCAGAAGCAGCAGGCCAGTCCACCACAGAGCAGGCCATGGCAGCAGGCCGGAGCTCCGACAGTGGACGGGCCGGCACGGGGCCAGAACACCCAGAGAGCTCAACAGAATCTGGGCTTGTTGAACGGCCAGGCTCCTAAAAACAACCAGAAGACGCAAAGCGGTCAGAAGGGGCAGGGCGGCGCGGCCGGCTCTCAGGTCGTAGGGGGGTCTCGGGCGAGCAGCCAGCACGCGGCCAAGTGGAGACGGATGCAGGACAATAAGAAGGGACGCAACAGGAGGACCCATGAGCTTCAGAGACCTCCACGTAGCGtttga